The Desulfovibrio sp. sequence AATCAACACGCTGTTAAGCCATTTGTGCCGCCATTTGCAGGATGCCCAACCACGGACACAACCCCTGTCCTGGTCTCTAGCGATCCGGATAGGCCTTATCGTAAAGGTAATCCGTTTGGTGAGGAATTCGAGGAGTGGATGCGTAATCGCCCGGCAGAAGAGCCATCTCCGAAGCTGAGCGACGAAGAATTCTGCGAGATGCTGGGTATTCCGTTCGAATAACACATGACTACCCCGCCCACTCGGCGGGGCTCTGCTCCATCTGTGATGCATAAAGATAGGGGGAGGCCGCCGCGCCTCCGCCTATCGGACAAGTGGCCATAATGGCCATCCTGGCCAGTTTGGAGGACGGAGGGGCTGACCCGTTCCCCTCCCCTCCATTCGTACTAGTGTAGTTGGATGGTAGTTGAGTGAAGCTCATTGCCTAAGAAAAAGTGGTTCTGGGGGTATCTCTCGATACCCCCTTCTCATCTATAAGGAGACATTGCCCGAAAGCTCTTAGCCGAATGCTAGCGTTCCTGTTCCCCCTGGTCTCCGTTTGAGACTCGGCGCTTTCAGGCCGCCTCGATCATGCTCGTCAACATGGATCTCGAGGCGGAGTGGGGGACATCCTACATGATTATTTCTCTATGAACGGCGAGAAAGTTAAACCCCTCCTTGTCATTCCGACGGCCTAGATAAGCATAACATGATTATGGCCATAGTGATTTTATTCCGCTGTTTTCAAAAATGCCTTTTTACGGCCATGGCGGACAGAATCACAATACAACCTAGGCCAAAGGGGATGTCACATGAGACTTGAACTATACAGAGAGGCCAGCACAAATCAGTGCATGTTCTGCGAGATCGTGGAGTGCCCAAACCGGAGCACGCCGAAGAGCTGCCCGTCCTTTGTCTTCGATAACGGCAAGGCTGCCATGCTCCGTCCAGCTTCGAGCAAATAACAGGGGGTAAGGATGCCAGGGGCCGGGCCATTACGGTGCTGGCCACACTGGTCAGTTTGGTCATGACCAAAAGGATAAGCCAGCGGGTCACGTCCCCCGGCAGCACTCGTCAGGTGATCTCTGGGAGGTTAACATCTACTTTAACCCTCATGAACGGCAGGTTCTCCTTTGGATAGATGAGCGTCATCTCATTTTAAGGAGGACATCACCATGTCCAAAATCGAATGGACCCAGTCCACTCTCAACATTCTTACCGGCTGCACCCAGATCAGCCCAGGCTGCGCTCATTGCTACGCCAAGCGTATGACAACCCGTATGATGAGCCTGCACCCCGAGAAGTACGCTAACGGCTTCAACCTGACGCTCCATCCCGAGGAGCTGGCGAAACCGGCAAGAATGAAGGCCGGTCGCATGTTCTTCCTGAACTCTATGTCCGATACCTTCCACGAGGATGTGCCGGAGGAGTTCATCGGCAGGACATTTGAGATGATGGCTGACTGCCCCCAGCACCTCTTCCAGGGGCTCACAAAGCGCTCAGAGCGTCTCCTTCAGCTGGCTCCGGCCCTTGAGTGGCCCCGCAACATCTGGCAGGGCGTCACGGTCGAGAGCCAAAACTATGTTCACCGCATCGACCATTTACGCGCGACTCCAGCGGCTGTCAGGTTCCTCTCCCTGGAGCCCCTCCTCGGTCCTCTCCCCAACATTAACTTGGCAGACATTCACTGGGTAATCGTGGGGGGAGAGTCAGGCCCTGGAGCTCGCCCTATGCAGATCGACTGGGTACGCGACCTTCGTGACCAGTGCGTTCAGGCAGGCGTGAAGTTCTTCTTCAAGCAGTGGGGCGGAACAAACAAGAAGAAGACGGGAAGTCAACTGGATGGCCGCGTCTGGAAAGAAATGCCTACGCACCACTTGAGCGGACGAACGAAGAACAAGAAGAAGTAGCTATCGCCATTCGCGGTACGTGATGGGGAGTCAGGTGTTTGGTAAAGCTTAGCCGCCTGATTCCCCCATTCCTACTTTGATAATTCGTTTACGCTTACACCAGCGATTTTTACACCCTGTTAACACATCAAAGCTTATCTCTTCTCCATCGACTCTCACCGGAGGTTCCGATGGACATTCTCTTCGTCTTCATCATCCTGGCCCTGGTTTTCGCTCTATTCGGATTGATCGGCGTCGTATCCCGTCTGGAGGGGAAATAGCCATGGACGGGCTGGCACTAAGCATCGCAGCTGCGTTGTTCGTGTACCTTCTTGCGGCTCTGTGCAAACCGGAGTGGTTCGAATGAGCACCAATAGCTTAATACAATACGTCTTTTTTCTGGCCGTTCTAATGGGAGCATCCTGGCCTTTGGGGCTCTACATCGCCAGGGTTTACCTGGACGAACCCTTCGGCCTGGACAAGGTCCTTGGCCCTTTTGAACGCCTTCTCTACCGGTTAAGCGGTGTGGATGCTTCCGAAGAGATGAATTGGAAGACATACGCCGTGGCCGTGGTACTCTTTAACGCCACAGGGCTTTTGGCGGTGTACGCCATACAGAGGCTTCAAGGTCTGCTGCCGCTGAATCCGGCCGTGGTGCCCAGCGTGGACCCGTTCGTGGCCTTCAACACGGCCGTGAGCTTCGCCACGAACACCAACTGGCAGGCGTACAGCGGCGAAACCACCATGAGCCATCTTACTCAGATGGTGGCTCTTACCGTGCAGAACTTCGTCTCCGCAGCCACAGGTATGGCGGTCATGGCCGCACTCATCAGGGGGTTGGCTCGGCGCGAGACAGACAAGCTGGGTAATTTCTGGAAAGATTTGACCCGCTCCACGCTTTACGTGCTTCTTCCCCTTTCGCTGATCCTTGCTTTGGTCCTCGTATGGCAAGGAGTGCCCCAGACTTTAGAAGGCCAAGCTTCCTTCAAACTTATAGAGCCGATGACCTACGACAAACCCGTGTTAGATGAAGTGGGTAAGCCTGTTCTGGATGAGTCGGGCAAGCCCAAAACCGAACCCGCAATCCAGAAGGACCAGACCATAGCGCTTGGTCCAGTTGCCTCCCAGGTTGCCATCAAGCAGCTCGGGACCAACGGTGGCGGATACTACAACGCCAACTCCGCTCACCCCCTGGAGAATCCAACGCCTTTGACGAATTTACTGGAGATGCTGGCCATCCTGCTCATCCCGGCTGCGCTATGCCATGCTTTCGGCGTGATGGTGGGCGACAGACGGCAGGGAGTGGCTGTTTTGGCGGCCATGACCATTCTCTTTGCCGTTTTTGCCTGGCTGACCATCCAAGCCGAATCTCAGCCCAACACTCTCTTATCGCAAGCAGGGGCGCAGGGAGTACCAAGTCTTGAGGGCAAGGAAGTACGCTTCGGGGTGGCCGGATCGGCCCTATGGGCGGCGGCGACAACTGCTGCCTCAAACGGATCGGTGAACTCCATGCACGACAGCTTCACCCCCCTTGGTGGCATGTGGCCCATGCTCCTCATGCAGTTGGGCGAAGTGGTGTATGGCGGTGTCGGATCAGGGCTCTACGGCATGCTTATCTTTGCTGTGGTGGCCGTATTCGTCGCCGGGCTTATGGTAGGACGCACTCCCGAGTATCTGGGCAAAAAGATCGAGCCTTTCGAAACCAAAATGGCCGCCCTGGTCATCCTCATTCCTCCGTTTTTATGCCTCATGGGAACTGCTCTGGCATGCGTCATCGGGCCACCTGAGGCAATATCAAACACTGGCCCACACGGATTCAGCGAAGTTCTCTATGCCTTCTCTTCCATGGGCAACAATAACGGTAGTGCCTTCGCGGGGCTCACCGCTACCTCGCCCTTCTGGACCATAGCAGGTGCAGTGGCCATGTTCGGTTCTCGCTATTGGCTCATTATCCCCGTACTGGCCCTGGCCGGTTCACTGGCGGGCAAGAAACGCCTGCAGGAAGGACCCGGTACCCTCCCGACACATGGTCCTATCTTTGTTGGCCTTCTGATGGCTGTGGTTCTTGTTGTGGGTGCGCTCACCTTCGTCCCGGCCCTGGCGCTTGGTCCTGTGGCCGAACACCTTGCGCTTATTAAATAAGAGGTTTCAATCATGTCCAAGGACAAGAAGAAACGTCCAATGTCCGATCCGGCGATCGTAAGGCAAGCTCTGGTAGACTGTTTTCGCAAGCTGGCCCCGGCCCGGCAGGCCCGCAACCCCGTTATGTTCACGGTGTATGTAGGTTCCATTCTGACCACCCTGTTGGCTGTTCAGGCTTACCTGGGCAAGGGAGAGGCTCCTTTCGGGTTTGTTGCCTCCATTTCCGCCTGGCTTTGGGCGACGGTTCTCTTCGCCAATTTCGCAGAGGCCATGGCCGAAGGAAGAGGCAAGGCGCAGGCTGCTGCTCTGCGCGGTCTGCGCCAAGACGTATCGGCGAAAAAATTGATTCATCCCAGGCGTGATTCCCCTTTCGCCAATGTCGCGGCCAAAACACTGCACCGTGGTGATCTCGTGCTGGTGGAAGCAGGAGACACCATCCCCTCGGACGGCGAGATCGTGGAGGGTATCGCATCCGTGGATGAATCCGCCATTACTGGCGAGAGCGCACCCGTTATCCGCGAAGCTGGAGGAGACCGCAGCGCCGTTACCGGAGGTACGCGCCTGCTCTCAGATTGGTTGGTGTTCAGGGTGGCCGCCGAGTCCGGTGAAACTTTCCTTGATCGCATGATCTCGTTGGTGGAGGGAGCCAAGCGCCGCAAGACCCCCAATGAGATCGCGCTCAATATTCTGCTGGCTTCACTGACCCTGATCTTCCTGGTGGTCTGTGTGACGCTGAGGCCCATGTCCGCTTTTGCTGTGGAACTCTCAGGCCAGGGTGTGGTGGTGACCATTACCGCTCTGACCGCTCTGTTTGTCTGTCTGGCTCCCACTACGATCGGCGGGTTGCTTTCGGCCATCGGTATCGCAGGCATGGACCGCCTTATCCAATCTGGCGTCATAGCCACATCAGGGCGCGCTGTGGAGGCAGCAGGCGACGTGGATGTTCTGCTGTTGGACAAAACCGGCACCATAACTCTGGGAAATCGACAGGCTGCGGCGTTCCTGCCCGTGAAAGGAGTTGACGAACGTGCATTGGCCGAAACGGCTCAACTGGCTTCCCTGGCTGACGAGACCCCGGAAGGGCGCTCCATCGTGGTGCTTGCCAAGGAGCGCTTCGGCATTAGGGGGCATGAACTGCATGATCTTGGAGCCACATTCGTGCCTTTCACTGCACAAACCAGGCTTTCGGGAGTTAACTTGCCTGGCCGATCTTTGCGTAAGGGTGCTCCCGACGCCATCAAGGCTTTGGCCGAACAGTCCGGAGAAATAATTCCAACTGAACTCGACGGCTTCATCCATGAAGTGGCCAAATCCGGTGGTACTCCCCTGGTGGTGTCCGAAAACGGCAGACCGCTCGGTGTTGTTTGGCTCAAGGATATCGTGAAAGGGGGTATCAAGGAACGCTTCGCAGAACTGCGCGCCATGGGCATCAAAACCATCATGGTCACCGGCGACAATCCTCTCACGGCAGCGGCTATCGCGGCCGAAGCAGGTGTGGACGATTTCCTCGCGGAGGCAACTCCAGAGGCAAAGCTTGCTCGCATCCGCCAGTATCAGGCCGAAGGCAAGATGGTGGCCATGACCGGCGATGGAACCAACGACGCACCGGCCTTGGCTCAGGCCGACGTGGGCGTGGCTATGAACTCCGGAACCCAGGCGGCCAAAGAGGCCGGGAACATGGTGGACCTGGACTCCAACCCCACGAAGCTTCTCGAAGTGGTGGCCATCGGCAAACAGCTGCTTATGACGCGCGGTTCGCTCACAACCTTCAGTATTTCGAACGACATCGCCAAATACTTTGCCATCATCCCCGCTGTATTCGCAGGCATATACCCGCAGCTTGGGGTGCTTGACGTGATGGGTCTTGCCACACCTAAATCCGCCGTACTTTCGGCTGTGGTGTTCAACGCCCTGGTGATCATCTGCCTGATCCCCCTGGCGCTTAAAGGGGTGAAATACATCCCTGTGCCTGCGGCTGTGGCCCTGCGCCGCAACCTGCTGATCTACGGTGTTGGGGGGCTTCTGGTGCCCTTCGCGGGGATCAAGCTCATCGATCTGATCATTTCCGCCCTTGGCTGGGCGTAGGAGCCTACAATGTATTTAACCATCATAAAACAGTTAAAGCCTGCCGTCCTGATGCTCTTTTGGATGACGATCATAACCGGGCTGGTCTATCCGCTGGCCATGACCGGTCTGGGCAAGACGATCTTTCCCGTCCCGGCAGGAGGAAGCCTTGTTGAGAGCAACGGGGTCGTTGTCGGGTCCAGTTTGATCGGTCAGCATTTTGATTCCGAGGGGTACTTCAAGGGCAGACCGTCAGCCACTTCACCTTATGAATACAACGCCGAGTCCTCATCAGGCTCAAACCTCGGGCCTTCCAATCCAGCTCTGGCAGAGGCTGTGGCGGATAGGGTGAAAAGGCTTGCTGACGCAAATGGAGGAGGCAATTTTCCAATAGATATGGTCACGACTTCAGGTAGCGGCTTAGACCCGCATATTTCCCCCGAGGCGGCGAACTACCAAGCCGACAGGGTGGCCAAGGCACGAGGCATGACTCATGAGGCAGTGTCTGCACTGGTCGAGAAGCACACCCAGGGCCGGCTCTGGGGATTCTGGGGCGAAGCAAGAGTAAATGTGCTCGAACTCAACCTCGATCTGGATGCCCTGCCAAAGAAAGAGTAAGGACCGAGCATGAGAGACGACGATCAGCGTCCGGATCCTGACGCCCTGCTGGCCATGGTCCAGCGGGAGGAGGCCGAGAAACAACGAGGGCGGCTGAGGATATTCCTTGGCATGTGCCCAGGGGTCGGAAAGACCTATGCCATGCTTGAGGCAGCGCGCCTCAAGATGTCCGAGGGGCTCGACCTCCTGGCCGGTATTGTGGAGACACACGGTCGCGAGGACACGGAAGCTCTTATGTATGGGATGTCTGTCCTTCCACGCAAAAGCATCAACTATAAAGGGCACGAGCTTAAGGAATTTGACTTGGACGAGGCTTTGGCCAGACGACCGGCACTCATCTTGGTGGACGAACTGGCCCACACCAATGTTCCTGGCTCGCGCCATCCAAAACGCTGGCAGGACGTGGAAGAGCTGCTCGAGCACGGCCTAGACGTGTGGACCACCCTCAATGTCCAACACCTGGAGAGCCTAAACGACGTTGTCGCTCAGATAACCGGGGTGCGCGTCCATGAAACAGTACCCGACGCAGTATTGGAGCGCGCGGAATCTGTGATACTGGTGGACCTCCCTCCAGAAGATCTCCGCCAGCGTTTGAGCGAAGGCAAAGTCTACCTACCTAAACAGGCCGAATGGGCGGGTGAAAACTTCTTCCGATCCGGAAATCTGAACGCGCTACGGGAATTGGCGCTTCGTTCCACAGCCAACCGGGTGAACACCGAGGTATTGGTGTACCGGCAGGGTCACTCTATCCATACCACTTGGCCAACGGCAGAGCGTATCCTTGTCTGCGTGGGACCATCGCCCACCTCGGCCACTCTTGTACGCGCCGCCAAGAGACTGGCGGACGGGTACCATGCCTCCTGGCACGCTCTCTACATCCAACAAAAACCCGAAGGGGTCATGACGGCCAGAGCACTTGCCAACCTGGAACTGGCCAGGGAACTTGGGGCCGAAACCCACATCATGCCCGGGGGAGAAGTAGCCCGGCTTATCGTTGGTTTTGCCCGTCAGCACAATATTACTCGCATCGTGATAGGAAAACCCGTCGGATGGGGACTCTTGGACTTCCTGAAGGGCAGCCCTGTGGATCAGTTGGTGCGCCTCTCCGAAGAGATCGATGTCCATGTGATCAAGGGACAGGACACAAAAGGCCTCTCGAGCTCCGCTAAACGCGTGAAACCCCAGAACCTGCATTGGAAGCAATACGCCGCATCGGTCGGAGTGGTAGGTTTGAGCACAGCCGTGTGTTTCGGCATGTATTCCCATTTTGAATTGGCCAACCTGATCATGGTCTACCTACTCGGGGTAATGGCTGTGGCGGTTTGGCTGCCCAGGCGAACTTCTGTGCTGGCTTCGATCTTAAGCGTCCTGGCCTTCGACTTCTGTTTCGTTCCGCCGCGCTTTAGCTTCGCGGTCACTGACGTGACCTATCTAGTCACGTTTGCGGTAATGTTCCTTGTGGCCCTGGTCATCGGCGGGATGGCCTCTCGGATCAAGGCACAGGCCGACAGCGCCGGGCAGCTAGAACGGCAGGCTTCGGAACTGGCGGGGCTCTCGAGGCAATTGGCCGCGACCAGGGGCACCAACAATCTCATCAGCGTGGCGCGCGAGCACATCTCCAGAGTTTTCTACAGTACGACGTTGGTTATGATGCCAGGCAAAGACGGAAGAATCTCCGAAGCATTCCTGCCGACCGACCAAGAGGCATTGACGGAAAAGGATGTGGGGGTGGCCCAGTGGGTGTACGACAACGGCAGGGCAGCAGGTTTCTCGACACAGACTCTTGCCGATTCCGGGACCCTCTTTCTGCCATTGCCTGGAGCGGAAGGGACGCTTGGCGTCATAGGGTTGCGGCCAAAGGACGATGATGCCCGCAACATGCTCTTGCCACCCGACAAGCAGCGATTGTTGGACGCAGTGGTGCATCAGACAGCCTTAGCCCTCGACGTCGACAGGCTTGAAGAAAAAGCGAGGAGCATACTTGTGGAAGCTGAGCGTGAGAAACTGCGCGCTGCTCTTCTTTCGACGGTGACTCACGACTTCAGAACCCCGTTGGCTGCCATTTTGGGCTCGGCGGAAAGCCTCATGGCACTCGGCGAGAGCGCGGGCCTGGATGTACGCAGAGCTCTGGAAGAGAACATCGTCAACGAGGCATCCCGGTTGGGGCGACTAGTGGACAACCTGCTTCGCATAGCTGCCCTTGAATCAGGAGCTGTCGTCCCAGAGCTCACACCTTTGCCGCTGGAAGAAGTGGTTGGCAGCGCTCTTGCCCGTCTTGACGCTCTACTGGCGAGCCACATCGTCAAGGTGGACATTCCCCGGGACATGCCCGCGATTCCCATGGACGCCGTGCTTATGGAACAGTTCTTCATGAATCTACTTGAAAACGCCGTCAAATACACGCAGGAGGGAACCGAGATCGCAGTTACAGCTTCGGTTCGCAAGACGGATGCGGTCATAGTTGTCAGTGACTCTGGTCCGGGACTCCCGGACGGTGACCATGACAAACTCTTTGAACGCTTCCAGCGGGGCGACAGGACTGGATCGGAAGGATATGGCCTTGGGCTGGCGATCTGCAGAGCAGTGGCCAAGGCCCATGGAGGGACTATTGCCGCTTCGAACAACGTATCCGGCGGTGCGCGTTTCACACTGACACTTCCTCTGCATGAGCAACGTAAAAACTACAATCCTGACCGTTGACGACGAGTCGGCTATTCTACGCTTCCTACGCCCCTTCCTTGAATCGGAAGGGTACGCAGTACTTGACGCCAGAACCGGCCGTGAAGCTCTGGCTCTGGCCTCATCCCATGAACCGGAGGTTATTCTTCTGGACCTCGGCCTTCCGGATATGGACGGCAATGAGGTGTTAGAGAGTTTGCCCCCCTGGAGCAGGGCGCGCGTGATCGTCCTTTCCGCGCGCGGACAGGAGCAAGACAAAGTGTCCGCCCTGGATAAAGGGGCGAGCGACTATCTGACAAAACCGTTCTCTCTGGGTGAATTGGCTGCTCGAATCCGGGCTCTTCTCAGGCGTGGCGCAGCTCAAGATGCGCCTCAGGCCTCTCTGCTCCAATTTGGGAACTTATCCATCGATCTGGAAGGACATGTGGTAACTTTGGAAGGAGAAGACGTCCATCTGACACCCACCGAATTTAAGCTGCTGGCCTTTCTGGTGCGCCACTCTGGCAAGGTCGTTACCCATAGCCAACTCCTGCGGGA is a genomic window containing:
- a CDS encoding winged helix-turn-helix domain-containing protein, with protein sequence MSNVKTTILTVDDESAILRFLRPFLESEGYAVLDARTGREALALASSHEPEVILLDLGLPDMDGNEVLESLPPWSRARVIVLSARGQEQDKVSALDKGASDYLTKPFSLGELAARIRALLRRGAAQDAPQASLLQFGNLSIDLEGHVVTLEGEDVHLTPTEFKLLAFLVRHSGKVVTHSQLLREVWGKHSQGQEHYVRIHVHKLRQKIEKDTARPRHLHTETGVGYRFKE
- the kdpB gene encoding potassium-transporting ATPase subunit KdpB, with protein sequence MSKDKKKRPMSDPAIVRQALVDCFRKLAPARQARNPVMFTVYVGSILTTLLAVQAYLGKGEAPFGFVASISAWLWATVLFANFAEAMAEGRGKAQAAALRGLRQDVSAKKLIHPRRDSPFANVAAKTLHRGDLVLVEAGDTIPSDGEIVEGIASVDESAITGESAPVIREAGGDRSAVTGGTRLLSDWLVFRVAAESGETFLDRMISLVEGAKRRKTPNEIALNILLASLTLIFLVVCVTLRPMSAFAVELSGQGVVVTITALTALFVCLAPTTIGGLLSAIGIAGMDRLIQSGVIATSGRAVEAAGDVDVLLLDKTGTITLGNRQAAAFLPVKGVDERALAETAQLASLADETPEGRSIVVLAKERFGIRGHELHDLGATFVPFTAQTRLSGVNLPGRSLRKGAPDAIKALAEQSGEIIPTELDGFIHEVAKSGGTPLVVSENGRPLGVVWLKDIVKGGIKERFAELRAMGIKTIMVTGDNPLTAAAIAAEAGVDDFLAEATPEAKLARIRQYQAEGKMVAMTGDGTNDAPALAQADVGVAMNSGTQAAKEAGNMVDLDSNPTKLLEVVAIGKQLLMTRGSLTTFSISNDIAKYFAIIPAVFAGIYPQLGVLDVMGLATPKSAVLSAVVFNALVIICLIPLALKGVKYIPVPAAVALRRNLLIYGVGGLLVPFAGIKLIDLIISALGWA
- the kdpA gene encoding potassium-transporting ATPase subunit KdpA, with the protein product MSTNSLIQYVFFLAVLMGASWPLGLYIARVYLDEPFGLDKVLGPFERLLYRLSGVDASEEMNWKTYAVAVVLFNATGLLAVYAIQRLQGLLPLNPAVVPSVDPFVAFNTAVSFATNTNWQAYSGETTMSHLTQMVALTVQNFVSAATGMAVMAALIRGLARRETDKLGNFWKDLTRSTLYVLLPLSLILALVLVWQGVPQTLEGQASFKLIEPMTYDKPVLDEVGKPVLDESGKPKTEPAIQKDQTIALGPVASQVAIKQLGTNGGGYYNANSAHPLENPTPLTNLLEMLAILLIPAALCHAFGVMVGDRRQGVAVLAAMTILFAVFAWLTIQAESQPNTLLSQAGAQGVPSLEGKEVRFGVAGSALWAAATTAASNGSVNSMHDSFTPLGGMWPMLLMQLGEVVYGGVGSGLYGMLIFAVVAVFVAGLMVGRTPEYLGKKIEPFETKMAALVILIPPFLCLMGTALACVIGPPEAISNTGPHGFSEVLYAFSSMGNNNGSAFAGLTATSPFWTIAGAVAMFGSRYWLIIPVLALAGSLAGKKRLQEGPGTLPTHGPIFVGLLMAVVLVVGALTFVPALALGPVAEHLALIK
- the kdpC gene encoding potassium-transporting ATPase subunit KdpC, with the protein product MYLTIIKQLKPAVLMLFWMTIITGLVYPLAMTGLGKTIFPVPAGGSLVESNGVVVGSSLIGQHFDSEGYFKGRPSATSPYEYNAESSSGSNLGPSNPALAEAVADRVKRLADANGGGNFPIDMVTTSGSGLDPHISPEAANYQADRVAKARGMTHEAVSALVEKHTQGRLWGFWGEARVNVLELNLDLDALPKKE
- a CDS encoding phage Gp37/Gp68 family protein; the protein is MSKIEWTQSTLNILTGCTQISPGCAHCYAKRMTTRMMSLHPEKYANGFNLTLHPEELAKPARMKAGRMFFLNSMSDTFHEDVPEEFIGRTFEMMADCPQHLFQGLTKRSERLLQLAPALEWPRNIWQGVTVESQNYVHRIDHLRATPAAVRFLSLEPLLGPLPNINLADIHWVIVGGESGPGARPMQIDWVRDLRDQCVQAGVKFFFKQWGGTNKKKTGSQLDGRVWKEMPTHHLSGRTKNKKK
- a CDS encoding sensor histidine kinase KdpD, encoding MRDDDQRPDPDALLAMVQREEAEKQRGRLRIFLGMCPGVGKTYAMLEAARLKMSEGLDLLAGIVETHGREDTEALMYGMSVLPRKSINYKGHELKEFDLDEALARRPALILVDELAHTNVPGSRHPKRWQDVEELLEHGLDVWTTLNVQHLESLNDVVAQITGVRVHETVPDAVLERAESVILVDLPPEDLRQRLSEGKVYLPKQAEWAGENFFRSGNLNALRELALRSTANRVNTEVLVYRQGHSIHTTWPTAERILVCVGPSPTSATLVRAAKRLADGYHASWHALYIQQKPEGVMTARALANLELARELGAETHIMPGGEVARLIVGFARQHNITRIVIGKPVGWGLLDFLKGSPVDQLVRLSEEIDVHVIKGQDTKGLSSSAKRVKPQNLHWKQYAASVGVVGLSTAVCFGMYSHFELANLIMVYLLGVMAVAVWLPRRTSVLASILSVLAFDFCFVPPRFSFAVTDVTYLVTFAVMFLVALVIGGMASRIKAQADSAGQLERQASELAGLSRQLAATRGTNNLISVAREHISRVFYSTTLVMMPGKDGRISEAFLPTDQEALTEKDVGVAQWVYDNGRAAGFSTQTLADSGTLFLPLPGAEGTLGVIGLRPKDDDARNMLLPPDKQRLLDAVVHQTALALDVDRLEEKARSILVEAEREKLRAALLSTVTHDFRTPLAAILGSAESLMALGESAGLDVRRALEENIVNEASRLGRLVDNLLRIAALESGAVVPELTPLPLEEVVGSALARLDALLASHIVKVDIPRDMPAIPMDAVLMEQFFMNLLENAVKYTQEGTEIAVTASVRKTDAVIVVSDSGPGLPDGDHDKLFERFQRGDRTGSEGYGLGLAICRAVAKAHGGTIAASNNVSGGARFTLTLPLHEQRKNYNPDR